GGGAGGTGGGAGAAGTCGAGGCCCAGACTGATACTAAGCCCTGGAATTTGGTGCAGCGTCAATCGGCCCCTGCGCGCTACTCACCAACAGAACCCGGCCTCCTCCACACTCCTTGAACGTATACTCACTGCACCTACTTCAAACCAGTTGCATCGTCTAGGAAGAGGCACATAGGCTGGATCCAGGGTTGGTCACTTGAAGAGCGAATACAGCGGTGGGATGAGAACGCACAGACCACGAACGTGCTGCACGTCAGAGCACAGGCCTTAGCGTGCGCGGGAAAGGAGGAGGTCCAGGAGGGGTCAAATATACTAGGAGAAGAGTGTAGGTGTCAAGGACATAGAAATCTGTGAAGCCAAAATCCGggagaagagaaatgaggaaattgCTGAAAAGCACCAAGTGTGGGAAAGTTCAGAGGTTGCATTTGTGAGTTTGAAGTTTTTGAGGCGGAAGGTAAAAAGCAACATAGAGTTTAATACAAATCGCTGAACTGAGTTTAAGGAACTTCCGGCTGGATGCTGGGCATTTCACATGGCTTAGAAGTTGTGGCGGAGAACGTGAGCCAGGAGCTCAGATTCTTAGTGAGGCTTCAAGATCACAACAAAGAGGCCTAAAGACAGCAACTCACCTCGTGAGGGACTTCCTTTCGGTACTTCCCGATGTCGCAGGACATCCTAGGAGAAATGTTTAGCTGGACACCTTTCAAAGTTAAGAAGTCGGCAAGAAAATAGCTACAAATCTTACACTGTATTCTGGCAAAAAAGTAAGAGGCAATTTCAACTGGTTGGCACCTAAATACAACCAGAGTTACCTTCTTTAGCCTCTagattgaaaatattaatttacaactgttatctttttttttttttttttttttttttttttttttttttttaaagatttatttatttatttattcgacagagagagacagccagcgagagagggaacacaagcagggggagtgggagaggaagaagcaggctcatagcggaagagcccgatatgggactcgatcccgtaacgccgggatcacgccctgagctgaaggcagatgatcaaccgctgtgccacccaggcgccccgaatttaCAACTGTTATCTAACAGAACACTAAATAACTAAAGACTTAGGGACAAGTGTACGATTTTGTTTTGGATTTCGTTTTGGTAATTCCAGACCCAAAacataaagtttaaaaaccaaATCAGTCATTTTTGCCACTCGAAAATCCTTGCATAAcactttattaatattaaataacgAAAAAATTTAAGTCAGCAATCTGCTTTTATGACCTGTTtgttataagataaaaattacccTGAGCTGTTTAAGTTCcattttctaccttcttttctACAAAGCCAAAAGAATTCTGTCACTGGGCAATTCTGGCCTATGAAGTGATGGCACAATTAGGCTATTGCTGTACGTAATCAGGAGACCTTAAACAGCATCTTTGGAACCAGAATGCTTCCTCAAGAATGCAATCAATAGATCACAGAATGACTGATGTTAATGCAGTGAATCTAGCTAAGATATCTTTGGGGCTACTaatgaaacaaaatcaaattttaaaaattttgagtaaaaggggcacgcctgggtgtctcagtcagttaagcatgtgcctttggctcaggtcatgatcccagagtccggggaTAAAGcacagcatcaggctccctgctcagctgggagtctgcttctccctctgcccctcccccatcttgtgctctcttactctttcactttctctcaaataaataaataaaacctttaaaatctttgagtaaaaggaaagataattaaaagtgctatttttaggggcgcctgggtggctcagtcgttaagcatctgcctttggcccagggcgtgatcccagagtcctgggatggagtcccgcatcaggctccctgccttgctgggagcctgcttcttcctctcccactccccctgtgtttcctctcttgctggctgtctctgtcaaataaagaaaatctttaaaaaatgataataaaataaaaaataaaggtgctATTTTTAGGATGGTATCACAAactaaatagcaaaataaaagagCTTGGATTTGATAGCAGTAGTGCTTTATACTGCTTCTTTGCACCTTCCCTTCTTGGTACTTACCTCTAAATTTAGCATACTAACTCACCATTAACTTTAAGATCGTTTATTTATCAATTATCACCATTAGTAAGAATGTATTAGACCTTATATATACCCATgaatagtaatatatatattcatacttatttaaaatataatttttcatgtatATAAGTACctagtaatttctatttttaaaacatatcagCTTTGAATCCTTAATCTCTTGGctttaaatcaaataaattgAAGATATCAGTGGTAAAAAGAACTTGCTAAAACTTTTTGTATATAGAACTTGGATTGAGATCTAATGAATCCACATTTTGGTACATTCTTCCTAGTAGGCAGccaagtattgctactccagcacTTAAATGCAGCCTCCCCCTCACCAGAGCAGGGAGACtattgtgttttccttctctcaaaCGGAAATCAAATCTGGAGTTTAGGTGAACATGACACTAATATGATGGGAAGAGATCATTAAAATGGCCTATTTTTCTGTAGGCCACATGTCCATATCATTGTAAAACCTCTGCTGGGATAGGAATACTCTTTGTAGCGCCCACTGCATGCAGCAAAGCACTTTCTAAGTACTAATTACTGCAATAGCTCAATGTTTGTTGTAGAAATCAACGAATAAAGGCGCAACAATATAATGTGGACATACTTAGAAATGATAAAATGCACCAGAACGAACGCTAGGCATTACCATGCTCCTCTGTGCCTTGGCCCCTAATCTGGCCTGACTTTTCCCCATAAACCTAATCCTGGGCAATGCCCCAGGGACAGGTTCCTCAACTCCGCTCGGCCGGAGGGAGCTCTGCgcactccttccctcctcctcccaggccgccctctccctctccctctccaacttCTTCCCAGCCTGGTCCTGGATACCAGACCTCAAGAACACCCAGGGACCGCCCACCCGCAGATCTCCAGGAGAGGGATGGAAGAACCCGCGGAGGAAGCTCGGCGACTACGATCTCTTGCGCATGCTTCCGGGCTGGACAAGAGTCACGCTGGAGCCCGCAAGAATGGGAATCCACTTCTCCACATTTTGGAGGTGACCTGGAAAAGTCCGTACCAAAACACTAAATCTTCAAAGGAGGAACGCGCCGGACCTTTCAGGAGATCCGACCGGAGGAGCTGCTCGCAAAACCCGGAAAGGTTTTCCGGATCGGCCAACCCGGACATGCGCAGAAGCCTCCCccgcggcggctgcggcggcggcggcggcgacggtGTCTCCAGATCCGGAAGGTAAACGACCTCAGCTGCCGGTGGCCTGACGCCTCCTGGGTCATGTCGGCCCAGGGTGACTGCGAGTTCCTGGTGCAGCGAGCCCGGGAGCTGGTGCAGCACGACCTGTGGGCAGCCAAAGCTTGGCTGATCACAGCCCGCAGCCTCTACCCCGCAGACTTTAACATCCAGGTGAGGTCAGGCCCTTGCACGCGGCTGCCCCCGTGGAGGTGTAGCACTTGGCCGCTCCGGGGCTACACTGGCCGCCAGCTCTTCCCGCCTTGGGGGCCGTCGCCTCCAGTCCGGCCCGCCCCTCTCgctctcttcccccttctctccacctcccccgCGCCGCTCTCCGACACTCCTCACACGCATTCTCCCCCGCGAGACCAGCACCTTGAGATACAGCGGACCCGTTGGAGGTCCGGGTGGCTGGAGGCGTTGGGGGTGTTTTGCTTTCCGGTGGCCGGctcggcccccccccccccccccgcctctggGAAAGGCCGTCTTCCCGCTCGTTCATCATGGCAGCCATTTGTGTAGTGCCTACTAATTTTGAGACCTTATTCCTCCAATCTTGGGGACCGAAGGATTGTAAGTGACCCCGAGGGTTCGCACTCCTAAGCCCCGTGGCTCTGTGCCAGCAGGTGATGCTTTGCTGTCAGGCCCTCTCGGGTTGGGGGTGCTCAGTGAAGGCCAGCTAGCTGCGGGCGGTGAGCTAGGACCAACCCCGGGCGGAGGTTGTGACCCTCGGGGCCGATCTGTGTTGCAGTATGAGATGTACACCATCGAGCGAAATGCCGAGAGGACTGCCACCGCCGGGAGACTGCTGTACGACATGTGAGTTCAGCTTGCACTGCCCTCGACCTTTGAGGTTTTGTCTGTGTGTGGAAGTGGGAGCTGGGGGGAGATCTTCAAGTTCATCTCCATCTCTTGCGTCTAGGCCTTCGTTAACTGCTGACGTGCCTTCTGCAGAGAaggcttatgttttcttcttgttaaaacttttctttcaataatgtattttattttggaaataatacGTGCTCTTTGCAGTTCGGACAATACTAAAATATAGAGAATAACAAGTGAAAGTTCCGCCAGCTCAACCAGAGTTTCTTGTGTCTGTGTACATGTATACACAATGCAGCACATACAAGTTGGTGTTTGTGGGAAAGAGCTACAAAAGGGAAATCATACTGCATATATCACGCTGCAGCTTGCTTTCTTCACCCACTGTCATGGAGGGATGCCTTTATTTTTCAGTATGTAGAgctcttctttttcatatttgCATAGCATTTCATAACATTCGTGGACATTGAGGTAGTTTCCAATTATTTGAGATTATATTCAGAGTGTCAGTAAGCAATTTTGTACCCAAATTTTAGTGTTTTTCTGTAGAGTAGATTCTTAAACATTGATTTTCACAGTCAAGGGTATACGGGATACACTATCAAATTACTCTCCAAAAAATACTATTCgaatttacatttctactagCCGTGTATAAGAGTGCCCATTTTCCCACACATTTGCCAGCATTGGATATTATCAGTCTTTCTATCGGGTTTTTGATTTTTGCCAGTGATAGAAAGtggtatcttactattttttgGAAGTTTGTGTTCATCGTATTACTAATAAGACTGCGTATCTTTTCAAGTGTTCTCTTTGTTTGTAttctttctgtgttttgcttttgcccactttttcttttgggtaggttttttttcttttcttttttctcgtTGATATTTAGGCGTGCTTTATATATTATGgtcatttgtcttttcacttATAAAAACTCTAAAGACTTTTGTGATTAACTTCATTTTCcttaattagtttttatttttgtatctttattttggtttgtttgggtgCATCCACATATTCActtgtaataaagaaaaatgtgtatttctccGTATgctcatgttcttttctttttgtaatactATATAGAAtctgacattttaatttattgcattcattttaaaataggtttGTGAATTTCCCAGATCAGCCCGTGGTGTGGAGAGAAATCAGCATTATTACATCAGCATTAAGGAACGATTCACAGGATAAACAAACCCAATTTTTAAGAAGTAAGAATGGAGTTATAACTTAATGGTGTATAAATTACCGTTTCTGGAATACTAAGTTGTATATAGTAATTTCACAGAAAACTCAACATCTGTGGTACTGGTATCCAAATGTATGTTTGTTCTTGACAACTGAGGTCTGTGCAAATGGTGTCATTTGGTCCCTTGAGCATTTGCTTAGAAACCTCTAAGCTTCCTTAAAGGGTGTGCATTTATCAGTTGGACCAGggaattgaatatatttttagcaGGTTTTATAGTGATCAGAAAGCATCTGTAGGTTAGGCAGATCTccacaaaaaaggagagaaactttTAGTGGTTTATGATCTTTCCCCTGGGTTGTGATAGCCAATCAGAGATTTCAAATTCTGGATAAAAAAGTATGTGGTTTAGGTTATTTCAACTTAAACAAGTGCATCCTCTTTATCTCAGCCAGCAGCAAGCACTGTTGTGACCCTTCCCCTACGCCATTCTTATCTTCTGGATCTGATAAGGCCTCCAAGTGTTTTAGGGTCATTCAGCAAACATCTGTGTCTAATACCATCTGACCCAGAAGCCTTCTAGGTTGTAGGTAAAACTGAAACAGTGATTCTAAATGTAGTATTTACTGCTCAGTACATGAAAATGCCTTATTTCCACTTTAgcttcaggattttctttctgaaagaaaatttttaaagtacaatgtGTTATGTACAGGTTTATTTGAAACTCTCCCTGGTCGGGTCCAGTGCGAAATGTTACTAAAGGTTACGGAACAATGCTTCAACACATTGGAACGATCAGAAATGTTGCTTCTACTTTTGAGACGCTTCCCTGAAACAGTGGTGCAGCATGGGGTATGATTTgatcctttccttttcctcaagagaaaataaaaccgaTCAGCACATCCATCAGCTGGGTTAGAAGCTATAGTGGGTATTATTCTAAAAGCAGAAATTCTGAAGAATACTGGGTAAGACTGAACTTAAATCAAGGAATCTTCATCAGTAAAGCTAAAACGATGTTACTGTTATCAGACTTCGTAAATTTCCAGAAGCTGTCCCATCAGTGTAAGGAAATAGTCACCAAGCTTTGACAGTGCTATTTATTTGCAATCTGTAAAGTACAGtaaagttgtttgtttgtttgttttaatcctcttccagaggtgcctgggtggcacagtcagttgagcgtctgacttttggttttggctcaggttgtgatctcagggtggtgagattaagccccatgccaggctcccagctcagcatggagtctgcttgagattccctccctctccctctccctctccctctgcacccacgctccctcatgcatgctctctctctaaataaataaatctttttaaaaaatcctattgcACTGTAGTCAACAATGTTTGAATTTAACTGAGAGCCATAGTCTATAGTCTTCACAGACATGTTTTTCATGTGCTTTTCCCTCTATTCCTTCTGTCTGTAATAATTATTGGTAAGTGTTAGGTATCTTCTTCCATACTCCCTGTACTCCCTGGACCCCTTGAGGTAGATAGTAtcccactttagagatgaggagAATCTTAAATACGTTAGTAGCTTCTTATAGCTAGTAAGTGGGAGATTTAGGATTCAAATCCTTAACTCTATTAATTCAAACTCTCTTGTTTATTCTTACCCACACTATCTTTCAAGCTTCTGGCTCCAGTTAACCTTTTCTGTACCTCCCTctattcatttcctagggctgctgtaacaaaggacCAGAAAACTGAGTGGCTTAGAACAACCAAAATTTATTCCCACACAGTTCTGAAAGCTGAAAGTCCAAAAGCAAGGTGCGGGCAGAGCCATGCTCCCTCTAAAGGCTCTAGGGAAagatccttcctgcctctccctggcttctggtggtCACCAGCAATCTTTGTCATTCTTCAGCTTGCAGCTTCATCATTCCAGTTTCCACCTCTGTTGTCACATGACTTTCTTCCCTATGTGTCTATGTTCCTGTGTCTTTACATGACCATGTAAGGAGTGTAGTCATTGGATTTGGGCTTGCCCTAACCCAGTGTGCCCTCTTCTCAACTAATTGCATCTACAAAGAGCTTACTttttttataagataaaatatatgtagGGTCACATTCTGAGACTCTTtgagtggacatgaattttgggaggatgCTGTTCAACCCAATACATTCCTTGATCCTTACTCAACTATTAGCTTTTTGTGTTACCTTTTCCATTATTCACCCCACCCCATGCATCGCCAACTGACCCCAAGGAAGATAATGCAGATGTCTGGGTGGATTTTGATAAGCCTGCTTTCTACTCTGCTAGGGAATACGTGGTAGAAAGTAATGGAAAGGTGCCCTTAAAAGTCAAACAGTTGCATCCAGCCTAGCCCAGGCTGAATGACTGGCTACTCCTGACAACACTTGAAAGTGGTAAGGTTTGTTGACATAATACATCTCGATGTAGAGAATACAGTTAGTTTCTACATTTTGTAGAAAATTTCTACATCTCCTTTATCATTCTAACTAGTTCCAGTGCTTCCTTCAAGTTTCTGTAGACATCTTGTTAGCATTTTAATTTTGCTAGTTCAGAGGAGAATGACCAAGACAAAATAGTCAGTGGTCAGGTGAATTTGGGGTTTCCTTCCGGGCTGTGTTGCTGATGCACTTTGTTTTCTagtctttaaaatgagaatatttgtttCTTGGGGAAGTTTGCTTATACAAactggtattaaaaaaaatatttctttatgtaaatCTGACGTTTTAAACTGTAATACATTTAAATGATTTAACTGTATTTTGAAACAGGTCGGCCTTGGGGAAGCATTATTAGAGGCTGAAACTATTGAAGAACAAGAATCTCCTGTTAACtgctttagaaaattatttggtaagaaaaattgtattttgtaTTAATTCCTTATGTAAGTAGAATATGCTGGAGTAAGTATCATTTCAGGGATAAGGTCATTTCTGGAAAGCAAAGGAACTTTTCATGGTGTGAAATTTaaatccttgtttatttttttagtccaGAAAGCATTTAAGCAACTCCTATATTTTTATTACGTAATATTCGATACCTCCTAAAGAATATGTGTAATATGTTCAAGTATGAGGCATAATAATAAATATCTGAATTGTCACCCAGTGTAAGAACTAGATCCTTACCCATAATGTAAAATTTGCTTGTGTATTTCCTTGCTCACTCCATCCACTAGTGTCCCTCTGCACtgcagtttttaaataaatgtgccataaagggttttttcccctatatattttggattctaCATTAAGTGaactctaaaataatattttgttcctATCAGAATTGTAGGGTAAAAAGACAACttaattgttttttcttatttttccttttcaacagtctGTGATGTCCTTCCTCTAATAATTAACAACCATGATGTCCGATTGCCTGCCAATTTATTATATAAGTACTTAAACAAAGCAGCTGAATTTTATATCAATTACGTCACTAGGTCTACTCAAATAGAGAGTCAACATCAAGGTAAGTGATGcttcaattttatttatacagAGTTTGGTAAATTGCAAACTCAGAAATCCCTCATCATTCTGATTATTCTTTGGATGCATACCAGTTTGATAGTGTTCTAAAAGATGATTCCTGGAAAAAATACTACAGGTAAGAAATGAGActttcctgggggcgcctgggtggcgcagtcgttaagcgtctgcctttggctcagggcatgatcccggcgttctgggatcgagccccacatcaggctcctccgctaggagcctgcttcttcctctcccactccccctgcttgtgttccctctctcgctggctgtctctatctctgtcgaataaataaataaaatctttaaaaaaaaaaaagaaatgagactttTCCGGAACCAGTTTTACCCTTTGATTGAAACAGTCAACCTGCTGAACCATAATGTTAGTGTCCTGAGCTTCATACACATACCACAGCTCAAAGGTCATTTCTTGCTTATACCAGTGGCCAGTTGTGGGTCCTTCCCACATAATGTGTTAGCATGTTGTGGGTCCAACACATAATGTGTTGGAATTGTGTGCTCTTGCCTTTTGAATAGGGATTCagactgtgtctttctctgtcaagtgcTACCTACATAGTAAGTCATAAGATTAATTGTAggcttcttttttctcatttcccagGTGCCCAAGAAGCATCTGATTTAATGTCACCTAGCAAACGGAGCTCTCAGAAGTACATAATAGAAGGGCTGACTGAAAAATCATCCCAGATTGTGGACCCTTGGGAGAggttgtttaagattttaaatgtgGTTGGAATGAGATGCGAATGGCAGATGGATAAAGGAAGACGGTAAGAAATTGTTCATTTCTAGAATTGCTTAGCAAGCCTTCTGATACCGTAATCTCAGgatctttaaaaaccaaaacactttCTTAAAAAGCATATAATGTGTATGCCTTGGGCAACTTGGCATTTATGCAAAAGAGGGtggtttttaactttattaaaagaTTCCTGGTGGGAGTATGAACTTGTAAGAGGCTGTTGAGCTTGAAGCACTCCTTAGCATTCAGAGGAACGAGTAGCTTCTTTGTCATTATGTGTCCTGAAATCGTGGTCTGATCACTGCTCTAGTTCAGAATCACATATGCCTCCAGCTGCATTTGATAAATGTCGTGCTTCTGTTGGGGCTTTTCTCTAGACCTTTAGCTGACAAGCCCAGAGTAATTAACTAATTTTTATCATCCTTCATCTTTCAGAAGCTATGGTGATATTTTGCACAGAATGAAGGATCTCTGCAGATACATGAACAACTTTGATAATGAAGCTCATGCAAAATATAAGAACCAAGTGGTTTATTCCACCATGTTGGTCTTCTTTAAGAATGCGTTCCAGTACGTCAACAGCATACAACCATCTCTATTCCAAGGTTGGTTAAAGAATGTTAGAGTCTCCCAAAATACTGGCTTCAGCTGGGATGatgaagaagatgaaaatgtttaCCTTAACATTGTTCTTGGATCCAAATAATTGTGGGGTGACACCAGTGCCTTTTTTTAAGTTGTTGGTAGTTTCTACATAagtacattttcatttaaaacttctatatcggggcacctgggtggctcagttggttaagtgtccgactcttgatctccgcccaggtcctgatctcactcacggttgtgagatcaagccctgcattgggctccacgcggGCATGGAGTCCgcttaattgattgattgattaaatttttatatcaagTGATGTAGTGGTACTGCAAAACTAAATACGGATATTCAGTGCCTCTATTTTGAAAAAGCAGCAGATGTAGCAAAGTACTGAAGTAGATTTCACAAAGGCTTTGCAAtagacaaagattttttaaataacatttatgcatataaattctaaaaaatgtgaaaaatagaaaGGTGAAATCACCTACCCATCCAATATAATACAGCTCTCATATTTGTGTATTACCGTATAGTCTTTCATGTATTTagattttgtttggaatttgtAGCTATAAGGTATTACACATATAACTTCATAGTCTTGAGTTTTTGGCTAATTTTATGATTCACGATCACTATGAAAAATTTGTAGATACATAAgaacaaagacagagaaggaaCGTTTGCTTGTGATCTGTCATTGAGCGAGAACCTTTATTAATAATCTGGTGTATATCTGTACAGTCTTTTTTCTATTCATGTACACTTGTTTGTCTACCAAACTGGGATCACACTGAACATACTCTTTAATGACCTGTATTTTCAAACAACAGCTGAGTAAACTTCCACCTGATactaagttttcttttccttgccgcATTTTTAAGTGTTGGTGTTTTCCCCCCATCCATAGGTCCTAATGCCCCAAGCCAAGTTCCACTGGTTCTTCTTGAGGATGTATCAAATGTGTATGGTGATGTAGAAATTGATCGtaacaaacacatacataaaaagaggaaactagctgagggaagagaaaaaaccATGGTAATCCTTTCAGATATGATTATTACCGGATTATATGTTTGTGGTTTGCTGGGAATGAATGTAAAATACAGCTTTGGAGCTAAATTGATAAAGCTTAGGTCTTTTAATTATAATTACTGTGTAAATCGGTGGTTCTCAACTGGAggtgattttgccccccaggGACATTTGGCAGTGGATGGGGAGGAGTTGCTATGCGTATCTCCCATGTAGAGGCCAGCATGCTGCAGATGGTGCTACAGTGCACGGGACAGCCCCACACGAAGAGTTGTTCTgatgttgagaaaccctggtgtAAGTTAGTTCTATCTGTCAGGACTGAATGGCATcaattaaaggtaaaaaagccAAGTGAACTACATTGAGCAGCTAGACAGGGTGCTGTGCTAAGTCCTGGCCTCAAAATGGAAAGGGCCGAGGTGTTCCGGCTAGGAAGTCATTAGAAGCCAAGGGGAGATGTTCAGAAGGTTTCATAAAGGAGGTCAGCATTTGAGATCAGCCTTGAAGGATGTAGAGGGTTTCGTCTTTGGAATTGGAGAGTGGATTTTGTGAAGAGAAGACAGTTTGCACGAAGATGCAGGAGGCCAGAGAATATGAAGAACCACTGGTCTTCTGATGGGGCCAGGCAGCAGGCCTGGGCAGAACAGTGATTTCTAAACTTATTTCAAAGCAGAGGAATCCTTTCAGTGAAAGCTTTAGTGGAGGCCCAGTGTGTAACAGCATGACCATGGAGGTGCTCCAGGTCAGGAGTCAGCAgactttttctgtgaagggccaggtGATAAATGATGTAGGCTTTACAGGCCCAACAGTCTCTGTTGCAGCTACTCGGTTCTGCTGTTAAAGTACAAAAAATAGCCATACGCAATAGTAAAGAAATGGGGCggatgtgttccaataaaactttatttataaaaacaggatCTGGTCTGCAGGTCATAGTTTGCTAACCTCTGCTCCAGGTAAAATACTTCAGGGGAGCCTAGCGTCTCACCCACTTtctgtcccctctcctctcctcctgtcAGTCCCCTTACCACTCCTTCAGCCCCTGAGTAGCATTCACTAGACCCAGGCATGAGGAGAGATTAGTTGAATCTGATGTCTTTGTAAACTGCACGGTATAATATAGAATGGAGCAGGGAAGACGAAACCTTTCTGAAGGCTTCTGAGGTTGCTAAACCTTCTGATAAACTCCTTTGTTTCCTCCCACAGAAAAACGCACACATGCACAATTTCGCAAATAATTTCTGAGGTTGAAAGATGCTTTCAGCCAGAACCCCAGGTTGAGAACTCTGCTAACCAGGCTTTCCCAGATGCCCTctgattcatgttttaaaaaaaccactaATGTGGCTGGGTAGCtactctctccttcttccctgacATTCCCAGGTGGGGTCACTCGTTAGCTGTCCCTTCTGGGTTCCATGAGTATGTGGTTTATCCAGGTACTTCACGTTAAGATCACAGACACTTCCTGCCATGTGGATAATAGGTCGTCGCCTAATACGGGTTTTAACTAAAAGCAGTGACGTGTCCCTTATAAATCAGTATAAATAACATGGTTCCAttggtctgtttctctccatccccaccaccTGCTCCCTGTCCAAGCCATCCCAGTCTTTCATACGTCATCAGGGGTGTCGTCTTgtctccctgcttgcactcttGCTCCCTACCATCTCTGCTTTATCCAGCAACTTTAGTGACGTTTTTAAGACCTGAATCAGACATCAGTCCCCTGCTTTACCACCTCTAGTGGCTTCCCTTCATGcccagaataaaatccaagctcTTCACCTTGGCTTCAGAGCCATTACTGAGCCAGCCTTTGTATGCCGCAGACGCTCGGGCCTCTCT
The nucleotide sequence above comes from Ursus arctos isolate Adak ecotype North America unplaced genomic scaffold, UrsArc2.0 scaffold_27, whole genome shotgun sequence. Encoded proteins:
- the INTS10 gene encoding integrator complex subunit 10 isoform X2, whose protein sequence is MSAQGDCEFLVQRARELVQHDLWAAKAWLITARSLYPADFNIQYEMYTIERNAERTATAGRLLYDMFVNFPDQPVVWREISIITSALRNDSQDKQTQFLRSLFETLPGRVQCEMLLKVTEQCFNTLERSEMLLLLLRRFPETVVQHGVGLGEALLEAETIEEQESPVNCFRKLFVCDVLPLIINNHDVRLPANLLYKYLNKAAEFYINYVTRSTQIESQHQGAQEASDLMSPSKRSSQKYIIEGLTEKSSQIVDPWERLFKILNVVGMRCEWQMDKGRRSYGDILHRMKDLCRYMNNFDNEAHAKYKNQVVYSTMLVFFKNAFQYVNSIQPSLFQGPNAPSQVPLVLLEDVSNVYGDVEIDRNKHIHKKRKLAEGREKTMSSDDEDCSAKGRNRHIVVNKAELANSVEVLESFKLARESWELLYSLEFLDKEFTRICLAWKTDTWLWLRIFLTDMIIYQGQYKKAIASLHHLAALQGSLPQPQITGQGTLEHQRALIQLATCHFALGEYRMTCEKVLDLMCYMVLPIPDGGKTQEEPSKIKAKFRKGSDLKLLPCTSKAIMPYCLRLMLACFKLRAFTDSRDDMALGHVIVLLQQEWPRGENLFLKAVNKICQQGNFQYENFFNYVTSILFPVYRYAGGIRLLKNSGRWENSSGVTAQSGNADQAPHGHSGHHQGREGGLPPGHGAPGVPLWREPDGRAAQVLRQ
- the INTS10 gene encoding integrator complex subunit 10 isoform X1, with the translated sequence MSAQGDCEFLVQRARELVQHDLWAAKAWLITARSLYPADFNIQYEMYTIERNAERTATAGRLLYDMFVNFPDQPVVWREISIITSALRNDSQDKQTQFLRSLFETLPGRVQCEMLLKVTEQCFNTLERSEMLLLLLRRFPETVVQHGVGLGEALLEAETIEEQESPVNCFRKLFVCDVLPLIINNHDVRLPANLLYKYLNKAAEFYINYVTRSTQIESQHQGAQEASDLMSPSKRSSQKYIIEGLTEKSSQIVDPWERLFKILNVVGMRCEWQMDKGRRSYGDILHRMKDLCRYMNNFDNEAHAKYKNQVVYSTMLVFFKNAFQYVNSIQPSLFQGPNAPSQVPLVLLEDVSNVYGDVEIDRNKHIHKKRKLAEGREKTMSSDDEDCSAKGRNRHIVVNKAELANSVEVLESFKLARESWELLYSLEFLDKEFTRICLAWKTDTWLWLRIFLTDMIIYQGQYKKAIASLHHLAALQGSLPQPQITGQGTLEHQRALIQLATCHFALGEYRMTCEKVLDLMCYMVLPIPDGGKTQEEPSKIKAKFRKGSDLKLLPCTSKAIMPYCLRLMLACFKLRAFTDSRDDMALGHVIVLLQQEWPRGENLFLKAVNKICQQGNFQYENFFNYVTNIDMLEEFAYLRTQEGGKIHLELLPNQGMLIKHHTVTRGITKGVKEDFRLAMERQVSRCGENLMVVLHRFCVNEKILLLQTLA
- the INTS10 gene encoding integrator complex subunit 10 isoform X3 encodes the protein MSAQGDCEFLVQRARELVQHDLWAAKAWLITARSLYPADFNIQYEMYTIERNAERTATAGRLLYDMFVNFPDQPVVWREISIITSALRNDSQDKQTQFLRSLFETLPGRVQCEMLLKVTEQCFNTLERSEMLLLLLRRFPETVVQHGVGLGEALLEAETIEEQESPVNCFRKLFVCDVLPLIINNHDVRLPANLLYKYLNKAAEFYINYVTRSTQIESQHQGAQEASDLMSPSKRSSQKYIIEGLTEKSSQIVDPWERLFKILNVVGMRCEWQMDKGRRSYGDILHRMKDLCRYMNNFDNEAHAKYKNQVVYSTMLVFFKNAFQYVNSIQPSLFQGPNAPSQVPLVLLEDVSNVYGDVEIDRNKHIHKKRKLAEGREKTMSSDDEDCSAKGRNRHIVVNKAELANSVEVLESFKLARESWELLYSLEFLDKEFTRICLAWKTDTWLWLRIFLTDMIIYQGQYKKAIASLHHLAALQGSLPQPQITGQGTLEHQRALIQLATCHFALGEYRMTCEKVLDLMCYMVLPIPDGGKTQEEPSKIKAKFRKGSDLKLLPCTSKAIMPYCLRLMLACFKLRAFTDSRDDMALGHVIVLLQQEWPRGENLFLKAVNKICQQGNFQYENFFNYVTSILFPVHHTVTRGITKGVKEDFRLAMERQVSRCGENLMVVLHRFCVNEKILLLQTLA